Genomic DNA from Lactuca sativa cultivar Salinas chromosome 8, Lsat_Salinas_v11, whole genome shotgun sequence:
TTCGAAATTAAGAAACACAATAAAAAATAGAatttatattaacaaattatataaAGATTTTTGCATGCCGCATAGATTTTCTCAAATGATGACAAGCAAAAATTACAAATTttagatattttataaaaaacattaataaaaataatgtaaatGTTAAAAGTATAAACTAAAATCTCACCTaataaaaaccacaaaaaccacTATGCAAAAAAAAGGAGAATAATGCCCGGTTTACATACAAATAGATATATACAAGAAAACTGAGTCGTCTTCTTATCTGTGTTTGTAAAACCCCAAATACAACACGCCCAATCAAATCgatttcaaaccctaaaattctcGTTCCTCTGATCAATCATTCAATTAGCCTTTACCAATTTCATGTCCCATCATTTCTTCAAAGATATACAGAGATAAAGCACACGTCTTCCGGATCTTTCATTGCAGCAGCTTGTTAATCGATCTTGGAATCTTGGTCAAATCAAAGGAGggtttttgattttgaaaaagaaaatcaaaagatTGGGCAAGGCTGGCGCGTGTCCAAGATATGTAATGGCGGATTCGCCAGGTGTCCGCCACGTTTTCTTGCTCGAATTCGTTATTGTTATTCTGCTCTCATCTTCGCTGTTCatcaaattagggttagggtttgttgaAGCTAGTTGTTGTTGTGATTAAAAGCATGCTGAGCGTGCTGAGAGTGCACCTCCCGTCCGATATTCCGATTGTGGGTTGCGAGCTTTCGCCCTACGTGCTCATCCGCCATCCCGATAAGACTGTCTCCACCGAAGATGTCCCTGAGTCTTCTCCAATTGACAATCATTTTCTGAGATATAAGTGGTTAGTCAGTTACTCTTCGTCGCTACTCTTTACTCATTTGTAATTAACAATAAACACATCTTCTGGTTTTACAGGTATCGCATACAAAGTGACAAGAAAGTCGCGATCTGTAGTGTACATCCATCTGAACAAGCCACTTTACAGTGTTTAGGCTGCGTGAAAGCCAAAATCCCTGTAACCAAAAGCTACCACTGCACTCCAAAATGTTTCTCAGATGCATGGCAACACCATCGTGTCCTCCATGAACGTGCTGCTACTGCAGTTAATGAAAACGGAAATGAAGAAGAAGATATCTACGGAAGATTCAATAACACAACATCGGGGGTGAATAACACAAATGGTACACTACCATTACCATTGTATCCTGCTACAATCACACAAAGAAACGGTGGTGAAACTTGGTTTGAAGTTGGACGTTCAAAAACATACACACCAACAGCAGATGACATTGGCCATGTTCTTAAGTTTGAATGTGTTGTTATAGATTCAGAAACAAAATCGCCTGTTGGACATGGGAACACGATACTGACATCGCGTGTGATTCCAGCTCCTTCACCAAGTCCAAGAAGATTGATTTCAGTCATTGATGGAACAGGGCATTTGGATTCATCTTCTGGAACTTTTACTGTGCTTTCATATAACATCTTGTGTGATTCGTATGCTACCAGTGATGTTTATGGTTATTGCCCTTCGTGGGCCCTTTCTTGGCCTTATAGAAGACAGAATTTGTTAAGAGAAATTGTTGGGTACCTTGCGGATATTGTTTGTCTTCAAGAGGTTCAAAGTGATCATTTTGAGGAGTTTTTTGCCCCTGAGCTGGATAAGCATGGATACCAGGCTCTTTTTAAGAAAAAGACATCTGAGGTTTGTTTTTATTGACTTTATTGACCTTTCTTGTATCAAAAAATGTCGGAGAATTCTTGTTTATGTAATTTGAATTGCTATTTTAGGTTTATAATGGAAGCATTCAGACTATTGATGGATGTGCAACATTTTTTCGAAGAGATAGATTCTCACATGTTAAAAAATACGAGGTTGAGTTTAATAAAGCTGCACAATCTTTAACTGATGCTTTGGTTCCTAATGCTCAAAAGAAAACAGCCTTGAATCGATTGGTCAAGGTAGCTTTTTTTCCCCTCTATATTTATGTTTCCTCATGGGTAATTTGGTCATTTCTGATTAATAATGGGAATGTTCTGTTTTTAATAGGATAATATTGCACTGATTGTTGTTCTAGAAGCTAAGTTTAGCAACCAAGGTGTTGATAATCTTGGGAAGCGTCAACTTGTTTGTGTGGTAAGATTTATGGGTctttttttgaaaaagatttatcgggtttttgtatttttaagtttttaaattttataatttcCCTTTTTTCTCCCTTGTTTTGGAGTGTAGGCAAATACCCATGTGAATGTTCAGCATGATCTAAAGGATGTGAAACTGTGGCAGGTTTTTATCTTTTCCCATATCTTTCTTGTTATTTGTTTTCGTTTTAGCTTTaacaaaaaaagttttttttttcttcttgttaAAAAACTTAAAAACTATATAATTGTGAAAATTGAAGGTTCACACACTGTTAAAAGGATTGGAAAAGATAGCTGCAAGTGCAGATATTCCAATGTTAGTCTGTGGCGACTTCAATTCAGTTCCAGGAAGGTATGTTTTGTATTCTTATgtcatatatatttataaaaataaaaactgtTTTATGTTATATAATGTTTATTGAATTATTTATTATAAACCGAATTTCAGTGCCCCTCACGCACTTCTTGCAATTGGAAAAGTTGATCCAATGCATCAAGATTTAGCAGTTGACCCTCTTGGAATCTTGCGACCTGCCACTAAACTCACTCACACTCTTCCCTTGgtaaaccatttttttttttttttgaaaaatataatataaatgtCATGagcttttataaaatttgaatggATTTGGTTATATAATTATGTAGGTGAGTGCATACTCATCGTTTGCTAGAATTGGTGGTAGTCTTGGTTATGAGCAACAAAAGAGGAGAGTTGACCCTAATACAAACGAACCCTTGTTCACTAATTGTACACG
This window encodes:
- the LOC111901994 gene encoding carbon catabolite repressor protein 4 homolog 1, with amino-acid sequence MLSVLRVHLPSDIPIVGCELSPYVLIRHPDKTVSTEDVPESSPIDNHFLRYKWYRIQSDKKVAICSVHPSEQATLQCLGCVKAKIPVTKSYHCTPKCFSDAWQHHRVLHERAATAVNENGNEEEDIYGRFNNTTSGVNNTNGTLPLPLYPATITQRNGGETWFEVGRSKTYTPTADDIGHVLKFECVVIDSETKSPVGHGNTILTSRVIPAPSPSPRRLISVIDGTGHLDSSSGTFTVLSYNILCDSYATSDVYGYCPSWALSWPYRRQNLLREIVGYLADIVCLQEVQSDHFEEFFAPELDKHGYQALFKKKTSEVYNGSIQTIDGCATFFRRDRFSHVKKYEVEFNKAAQSLTDALVPNAQKKTALNRLVKDNIALIVVLEAKFSNQGVDNLGKRQLVCVANTHVNVQHDLKDVKLWQVHTLLKGLEKIAASADIPMLVCGDFNSVPGSAPHALLAIGKVDPMHQDLAVDPLGILRPATKLTHTLPLVSAYSSFARIGGSLGYEQQKRRVDPNTNEPLFTNCTRDFIGTLDYIFYSADSLSVESLLELLDEDSLRKDTALPSPEWSSDHIALLAEFRCKPRTRR